A genomic segment from Roseibium algicola encodes:
- a CDS encoding glycosyltransferase family 4 protein, protein MSRIAVVVKGYPRLSETFIAQEMLGLERRGIEILIVALRKPYDPYIHDLHRQISAEVMYLPEYVKDDPARVARAKRWAEKQPTFEAAKALFDADFAHQPNADRRRRWAQGCVFAHELPEDVTWIYTHYLHTPCSTSRYAAHLSGRKWSFSAHAKDIWTSPDWDLKTKINDAAWGVTCTAVNAEHLKGLAEDPDKIELLYHGLDFSGFPEPKTKATTRDGSGEPVRLVSVGRAVEKKGYDDLLDALAKLPAALNWHFTHIGGGDLSEHLKAQADALALSDRITWRGAQPREEVIATCREADLFVLPSKLAKSGDRDGLPNVLMEAQSMGICCLSTKVSAIPELILDGETGVLVTPGAPKELAEAMQRLITAPETRHGLGLAAATRVRTTFSTDPGLDRLADKFRKVL, encoded by the coding sequence ATGTCCCGTATCGCCGTTGTGGTCAAAGGCTATCCTCGCCTGTCCGAAACCTTTATCGCCCAGGAAATGCTTGGTCTGGAGCGGCGAGGTATCGAGATCCTGATCGTCGCCCTGCGCAAGCCGTACGACCCGTACATTCACGATCTGCACCGGCAGATTTCAGCAGAAGTCATGTATCTGCCGGAATACGTGAAAGACGACCCGGCCCGGGTTGCCCGCGCCAAACGCTGGGCGGAGAAACAGCCGACCTTCGAGGCTGCCAAGGCTCTGTTCGATGCCGATTTCGCGCATCAACCCAACGCCGACCGGCGACGCCGGTGGGCCCAGGGTTGCGTCTTCGCCCATGAACTGCCGGAAGACGTGACCTGGATCTACACCCACTATCTGCACACCCCCTGCTCCACCTCGCGTTATGCGGCGCATCTATCCGGCCGCAAATGGTCTTTCTCCGCACACGCCAAGGACATCTGGACCAGCCCCGACTGGGATCTGAAAACCAAGATCAACGATGCGGCCTGGGGCGTGACCTGTACCGCGGTCAATGCCGAACACCTGAAAGGCCTTGCCGAGGATCCGGACAAGATCGAGCTGCTTTATCACGGCCTCGACTTTTCCGGCTTTCCGGAGCCCAAGACCAAAGCCACGACGCGTGATGGCAGCGGTGAGCCCGTGCGCCTGGTTTCCGTTGGCCGGGCCGTGGAAAAGAAAGGCTATGACGACCTTCTGGATGCTCTTGCAAAACTGCCTGCGGCTCTCAACTGGCACTTCACCCATATCGGCGGCGGAGACCTTTCCGAGCACCTGAAGGCACAGGCGGATGCGCTTGCACTGTCGGACAGAATCACCTGGCGGGGGGCGCAGCCGCGCGAGGAGGTGATCGCCACCTGCCGCGAAGCGGATCTCTTCGTCCTGCCATCGAAGCTCGCGAAATCCGGTGACCGCGACGGCCTGCCCAATGTCCTGATGGAAGCCCAGTCCATGGGCATCTGCTGCCTGTCCACCAAGGTTTCGGCGATACCCGAACTGATCCTCGACGGTGAAACCGGTGTGCTTGTTACCCCTGGCGCACCAAAGGAACTGGCCGAGGCCATGCAGCGCCTTATTACCGCCCCCGAGACCCGTCACGGTCTCGGCCTTGCCGCGGCCACGAGGGTCAGAACAACGTTCTCGACAGACCCCGGCCTCGACCGCCTTGCAGACAAGTTCCGCAAAGTCCTTTAG
- a CDS encoding glycosyltransferase family 4 protein — translation MKIAFTAPMKPLDHPVPSGDRTMGRLIVKALESLGHEVTIASRFRSWRKDGSDGIQSEVRNEALAEADRISADWQQSGYRPDLFLTYHLYHKAPDWIGPALADRFDLPYAIVEASRAPKRQQGDWAFGFAAADEALKRADAVAAIHNADAECLAAVVPHRCLSVLLPFLDADPFLAASTNAKPLAASPLKLLSVGMMREGDKQRSYEVLAAALGELRDLPWHLTLIGDGPMREQVLGLFPPERITWLGALAGEDLPAQYARHDLFVWPAIREAFGLVFLEAQAAGVGVIAGDTFGVPDIVRDGETGLLSPEGDISALAANLSRAMREPALVDRLGLAARHHILHFHTLSAGAARLETLAEKAMRNHLSRRETKDA, via the coding sequence ATGAAAATTGCCTTCACTGCCCCGATGAAGCCCCTGGATCATCCGGTCCCGTCCGGTGACCGGACCATGGGACGGTTGATCGTGAAGGCTCTGGAAAGTCTGGGGCACGAAGTGACGATTGCCAGCCGTTTCAGGTCCTGGCGCAAGGATGGCAGCGACGGCATTCAGTCAGAGGTACGGAATGAGGCGCTGGCAGAGGCAGACCGGATAAGCGCCGACTGGCAACAATCAGGCTATCGGCCGGATCTGTTCCTGACCTATCATCTCTATCACAAGGCGCCGGACTGGATCGGCCCGGCGCTTGCCGACCGGTTCGACCTTCCCTATGCGATCGTTGAAGCCAGCCGTGCGCCGAAACGGCAGCAGGGCGACTGGGCCTTCGGGTTTGCCGCCGCGGATGAAGCCTTGAAGCGCGCCGATGCCGTTGCCGCCATCCACAACGCTGATGCCGAATGCCTTGCGGCGGTCGTGCCGCATCGTTGCCTGTCGGTCCTGCTGCCGTTTCTGGATGCCGATCCCTTTCTCGCCGCATCGACCAATGCCAAGCCGCTTGCGGCAAGTCCTTTGAAACTGCTCTCCGTGGGCATGATGCGCGAAGGTGACAAGCAGCGCTCTTACGAAGTGCTTGCCGCGGCACTGGGCGAACTTCGGGACCTGCCCTGGCATCTGACGCTCATCGGCGACGGCCCGATGCGCGAGCAGGTCCTTGGCCTGTTTCCACCCGAACGGATCACCTGGCTCGGCGCCCTTGCCGGTGAAGACCTGCCAGCTCAATACGCGCGGCACGACCTCTTCGTCTGGCCCGCAATCCGGGAAGCATTTGGTCTCGTGTTTCTGGAAGCGCAGGCAGCAGGCGTCGGCGTGATTGCCGGTGACACATTCGGAGTTCCCGACATTGTCCGTGATGGCGAAACGGGTTTGCTGTCCCCCGAGGGCGATATATCCGCACTTGCCGCCAACCTCAGCCGTGCCATGCGGGAACCGGCGCTTGTGGACAGGCTTGGCCTGGCAGCCCGCCACCACATCCTTCATTTCCATACGCTTTCGGCAGGCGCTGCCCGGCTGGAAACACTTGCCGAAAAGGCCATGCGGAACCACTTGAGCCGCCGGGAGACGAAAGACGCATGA